A genomic region of Nostoc sp. UHCC 0702 contains the following coding sequences:
- a CDS encoding 2OG-Fe(II) oxygenase, whose translation MHLVWPKIRKRVLQKINQIPFVRHQADIAYQIAVERHKYYLPSISQDDLKLVEKIQTEGVVITSLDDLGILSNSQLLDSAKNLMVKMTSNNSIEKNQFVIHATSQQLMEHPQIFLWGLEQRLLNIVEHYIGLPIAYHGAYFRRDIANKLEIGSRLWHIDPEDRKVLKIIVYLNDIGESQGPFQYIPQSLTAKVAQSLKYTYGYIQDSTMQKVISPTNYKSCIGNAGTVVFAATGSILHRGKPPETSDRYTIFFDYTSRRKQELYYINFTLPDKDLVLLSKNLSEQQKQCLFWQQNS comes from the coding sequence ATGCATTTGGTCTGGCCAAAAATCCGAAAAAGAGTTTTGCAAAAAATTAATCAAATTCCCTTTGTGCGACATCAAGCTGATATTGCTTATCAAATAGCTGTTGAAAGGCATAAATACTACTTACCGAGTATTTCTCAAGACGACCTGAAATTAGTTGAAAAAATTCAAACTGAAGGAGTTGTAATTACTTCATTAGATGATTTAGGAATTTTATCTAATTCTCAACTTCTTGATTCAGCAAAAAACTTAATGGTCAAAATGACCAGCAATAACTCTATTGAGAAAAATCAATTTGTTATTCATGCTACTTCCCAGCAACTGATGGAACATCCCCAAATTTTTTTGTGGGGTTTAGAACAACGTTTACTGAATATAGTAGAGCATTATATCGGACTACCAATAGCATATCATGGTGCATATTTTCGTAGAGATATCGCCAATAAATTAGAAATAGGTTCTAGGCTTTGGCATATAGATCCAGAAGACCGCAAAGTATTAAAAATTATAGTTTATTTAAATGATATTGGTGAGAGCCAGGGGCCATTTCAATATATTCCTCAATCTTTAACTGCAAAAGTAGCTCAATCTCTCAAATATACTTATGGTTACATCCAAGACAGCACTATGCAAAAAGTTATATCACCCACTAATTACAAATCATGCATAGGGAATGCTGGTACAGTAGTTTTTGCTGCTACTGGTAGTATTTTACATCGAGGGAAGCCACCTGAAACTTCAGATAGATATACTATCTTTTTTGATTACACTTCAAGAAGAAAACAAGAGCTATATTATATCAATTTTACTCTGCCCGATAAAGATTTAGTTTTACTATCCAAAAACCTTTCTGAGCAACAAAAGCAGTGTCTTTTTTGGCAACAAAACTCTTGA
- a CDS encoding transposase — protein MRFTKLNYCQYLLSSQINYTVTNLAEHLDQISHDKINRYLKNEKLTPRLLWDNVKDIVQVSDTAYLVFDDTVLDKRYATEIETSKRQYSGNQHGVIQGIGLINCIYVNHEEGKFWVVDYRIYDPDSDGKTKIDHVTEMLQNLVYHKVLPFQAVLMDSWYATNKLMLYIDGLGKYYYCPLKRNRLVDDTNCLENYKRIESLSWNEEELISGKIIKIKKFPQAKKVKLFRVTVSTDRTDFIATNDLSQDSTDVVQKVCKVRWKIEEFHRELKQLTGIESCQCRKGRIQRNHIACAILVWLRLKNLAYITGQTIYQIKHGLLSNYLVQQLKRPAVPMFIA, from the coding sequence ATGAGATTTACTAAACTTAACTATTGCCAATACTTGTTGAGCAGTCAGATTAATTATACAGTCACGAATTTGGCAGAGCATTTAGATCAGATCAGTCATGATAAAATTAACCGTTATCTCAAAAATGAAAAGTTAACACCTCGTTTGCTTTGGGATAATGTTAAAGATATCGTCCAAGTGAGTGATACTGCATATCTAGTTTTTGATGACACGGTGCTGGATAAACGATACGCCACAGAAATAGAGACAAGTAAACGACAATATAGTGGCAACCAACATGGTGTAATCCAGGGTATCGGCTTAATAAATTGTATATATGTCAATCATGAAGAAGGAAAATTTTGGGTGGTTGACTATCGTATTTATGACCCAGACTCAGATGGTAAAACTAAAATAGACCATGTAACAGAAATGCTGCAAAACCTTGTATATCATAAGGTTTTACCATTCCAAGCTGTGTTAATGGACAGTTGGTATGCCACAAATAAATTAATGTTATACATTGATGGCTTAGGAAAATATTATTATTGTCCTTTGAAACGTAATCGACTTGTAGATGATACTAATTGTCTTGAAAATTATAAAAGGATTGAATCATTATCTTGGAATGAGGAGGAGTTGATATCAGGTAAAATAATAAAAATAAAAAAGTTTCCTCAAGCTAAAAAAGTGAAACTATTCCGAGTAACTGTCTCGACCGACAGAACGGATTTTATCGCTACAAACGATTTATCTCAAGATTCTACGGATGTTGTACAAAAAGTGTGTAAGGTTCGATGGAAAATTGAAGAGTTTCACCGCGAATTAAAGCAATTGACTGGCATTGAATCATGTCAATGCCGTAAGGGTCGTATTCAAAGAAATCATATCGCCTGCGCTATTTTAGTCTGGCTTCGGCTCAAAAATTTAGCTTATATAACTGGTCAAACAATTTATCAAATTAAGCATGGACTACTATCTAATTATTTAGTTCAGCAACTAAAACGTCCGGCTGTTCCTATGTTTATCGCGTAG
- a CDS encoding DMT family transporter, whose amino-acid sequence MLTDSKGELAALAAACLWAVASVVYGVVGQRIPPLHLNLIKGIIAIALLVVTILISGELLPNIALKPLCLLLLSGAVAIGLGDTAFLAAINYLGARRVLLIGTLAPPMTAIAAMILLKEQLSVIAWCGILLTILGVAWVVTERVPGTTDNSTTHLWQGIGCGLLAAMTNATGTVISRLAFATASISPLWAALLRLSAAVLVILLLVNFSRHKNNTPDWQSWRVILASCFAAFCGTYLGVWLQQTAIKLTSAGIASTLLQTSPLFVIPITVCMGEKVSWRAIAGVIIAIVGIGLLFYFK is encoded by the coding sequence ATCCTCACAGATAGTAAAGGTGAATTAGCAGCTTTAGCTGCTGCTTGTTTGTGGGCTGTGGCTTCGGTCGTGTATGGAGTTGTAGGACAAAGGATTCCGCCACTGCACCTCAACTTGATTAAAGGGATAATTGCGATCGCCCTGCTTGTTGTGACAATCTTGATTAGTGGCGAACTCCTGCCAAATATTGCCCTGAAGCCTTTGTGTCTACTTCTCCTCAGCGGTGCAGTGGCTATTGGTTTGGGTGATACAGCTTTCCTAGCTGCCATAAATTATTTGGGGGCGCGTCGCGTTTTACTTATAGGAACTTTAGCTCCGCCAATGACCGCGATCGCAGCTATGATATTGCTCAAAGAACAGCTAAGTGTCATTGCTTGGTGTGGCATTTTGCTGACTATTCTGGGAGTTGCTTGGGTAGTGACAGAACGAGTTCCCGGTACAACCGATAATTCCACAACGCACCTATGGCAAGGTATCGGCTGTGGTTTATTAGCAGCAATGACAAATGCCACTGGCACAGTTATCTCTCGCCTTGCCTTTGCCACTGCCAGTATTTCACCCTTGTGGGCTGCCTTATTGCGCTTGAGTGCAGCCGTATTAGTTATACTATTATTGGTCAATTTTTCCAGGCATAAAAACAACACCCCTGACTGGCAATCGTGGCGAGTAATTCTCGCAAGTTGCTTTGCTGCCTTTTGTGGAACTTACTTAGGAGTTTGGCTGCAACAGACAGCAATTAAATTGACATCAGCGGGAATTGCTTCCACACTGTTGCAGACTAGCCCATTGTTTGTAATTCCCATCACTGTCTGCATGGGTGAAAAAGTCAGTTGGAGAGCGATCGCTGGCGTGATTATAGCGATCGTCGGAATTGGATTATTATTTTACTTCAAGTAG
- a CDS encoding Uma2 family endonuclease: MLVKLQQIIIKPGQQMLLKDISWQQLENILEEMGERRAARISYSHGWLEIMVPLAEHEKDKELIGDLVKIILEQLQIDFEPFGSTTLKNERMRQAVEPDTSFYIPNQAAVIGKNRIDLTVDPPPDLAIEIDITSRTRFENYEILGVPELWRYTQQGLEISLLQDGKYIKSQSSPNFPNIPIVELVNEYVQQCLTIGRSQAMRNFRNWVQQNL; this comes from the coding sequence ATGCTTGTAAAGTTGCAACAAATTATCATTAAACCTGGTCAACAAATGTTACTCAAAGATATTAGTTGGCAGCAGTTAGAAAACATTTTAGAAGAAATGGGAGAAAGGCGTGCAGCACGTATTTCTTATAGTCATGGCTGGTTAGAAATTATGGTTCCCTTAGCTGAACACGAAAAAGATAAAGAGTTAATTGGTGATTTAGTCAAAATTATCTTAGAACAACTGCAAATTGATTTTGAACCTTTCGGTTCTACAACACTCAAAAATGAGCGAATGCGGCAAGCAGTAGAACCAGACACATCTTTTTATATTCCAAATCAAGCTGCTGTCATTGGTAAAAATCGAATTGATTTAACTGTAGATCCACCACCAGATTTAGCAATCGAGATTGATATTACTTCCCGCACTCGATTTGAGAATTATGAAATTCTAGGAGTTCCTGAACTTTGGCGATATACACAACAAGGTTTAGAAATTTCTTTGCTACAAGATGGCAAGTATATTAAATCTCAATCTAGCCCTAATTTCCCTAATATTCCAATTGTTGAATTAGTCAACGAGTATGTTCAACAGTGTTTAACTATTGGTAGAAGTCAAGCTATGCGTAATTTTAGAAATTGGGTGCAGCAGAATTTATAA
- a CDS encoding EamA family transporter, which produces MQLKLSAFRFPFAPLLLIAPFFLWGTAMVAMKGVIPHTTPLFMAGVRLLPAGVLILITAALMGKPQPKGWASWLWIALFALVDGTLFQGFLAEGLVRTSAGLGSVMIDSQPLAVALLSLWLFQEHIGFWGWLGLGFGVTGISLIGLPDEWILHFFDSGVNVTIGNWQSLFASGEWLMLLAALSMAAGTVLIRFVTRHVDVVTATGWHMILGGLPLWGISSVVESQQWQNLVPSDWVALGYATVFGSAIAYGLFFYFASSGSLTSLSSLTFLTPVFALLFGNLLLSEVLSPLQWLGVCLTLISIYLINQRDTLAGQKNIVSVAEKTTTQPQVLEASANKLNSVNLSVRESESPQNQV; this is translated from the coding sequence ATGCAGCTGAAACTCAGTGCATTTCGATTTCCTTTCGCGCCCCTGCTGCTAATTGCCCCGTTTTTCCTCTGGGGTACAGCAATGGTGGCAATGAAAGGAGTAATACCCCACACCACACCGCTATTCATGGCAGGTGTACGTTTACTACCAGCTGGGGTATTAATTCTGATTACAGCAGCACTTATGGGTAAACCCCAGCCGAAAGGTTGGGCATCATGGCTGTGGATTGCTTTATTTGCGTTGGTAGATGGGACGCTATTTCAAGGCTTTTTGGCAGAGGGTTTAGTTAGAACTAGTGCTGGGTTAGGGTCTGTGATGATTGACTCCCAACCGTTGGCTGTCGCCTTGCTGTCGTTGTGGTTATTTCAAGAACACATTGGTTTTTGGGGATGGCTAGGACTAGGATTTGGAGTCACGGGGATTAGTTTAATCGGCTTGCCGGATGAGTGGATTTTACATTTTTTTGACTCAGGGGTAAATGTCACAATTGGCAATTGGCAAAGTCTGTTTGCCAGTGGCGAGTGGTTAATGCTGTTAGCGGCCCTTTCTATGGCAGCGGGAACAGTATTAATTCGGTTTGTAACTCGTCATGTGGATGTGGTAACAGCTACGGGATGGCACATGATTTTAGGTGGATTGCCGTTATGGGGAATTTCATCGGTTGTGGAATCCCAACAGTGGCAGAATCTTGTACCCTCTGATTGGGTGGCTTTGGGTTATGCCACAGTATTTGGTAGTGCGATCGCTTATGGGTTATTTTTCTACTTTGCCTCTAGTGGGAGTCTCACTAGTCTCAGTTCTCTCACCTTCTTGACGCCCGTTTTTGCCCTGCTATTTGGCAATCTCTTACTCTCGGAAGTACTCAGTCCCTTGCAATGGCTGGGAGTCTGTTTGACTTTAATTAGTATCTATCTCATCAATCAGCGCGATACTTTGGCAGGGCAAAAAAACATCGTGTCTGTGGCGGAAAAAACTACCACACAGCCACAAGTTTTAGAAGCATCTGCTAACAAGTTAAATTCTGTAAACTTATCGGTAAGAGAATCTGAATCACCACAGAATCAAGTCTGA
- a CDS encoding transposase has product MLVLEAKLKGKQSQYHLIDEALRTALFIRNKALRHWMDNRDIGKNELQKLCAVLAKEFDFADKLNSMARQASADRAWLAIKRFYDNCKAKKLGNQGFPKFKKRGHSVEYKTSGWKLSLDKKYISFSDGFNIGRLKLIGTRDLSFYSIKQIKRVRIVKRADGYFCQFCVDVERTEQHQHNGKQVGIDVGLEFLYTDSDGKTVENPRLLRKSQKSLKRKQRKASKCKKGSYNRRKAVKKLAKKHLKVSRHRKDFAVKTARTLVQSNDLVVYEDLQVRNMVKNHHLAKSISDASWSLFTDWVDYYAKVFGTWAIAVAPHYTSQDCSVCGTRIKKSLSTRTHKCHSCGTVMHRDHNAAKQILAKGIKNTGGHPEINASGQNNLYLGGETPLDKLTG; this is encoded by the coding sequence ATGCTGGTCTTAGAAGCTAAGTTAAAAGGTAAACAAAGTCAGTACCATTTAATAGATGAAGCTCTTAGAACTGCTTTATTTATCCGCAACAAAGCTCTCAGACATTGGATGGACAATAGAGATATTGGCAAGAACGAACTGCAAAAACTTTGTGCTGTTTTAGCTAAAGAGTTTGATTTTGCAGACAAACTTAACTCTATGGCTCGTCAAGCTTCTGCTGATAGGGCATGGCTTGCAATTAAACGTTTTTACGATAATTGCAAAGCTAAGAAACTGGGCAATCAGGGATTTCCTAAATTTAAAAAACGTGGACATTCTGTAGAGTACAAAACGTCAGGATGGAAACTTTCTCTTGACAAAAAATACATTTCATTTAGTGATGGGTTTAATATCGGTAGGCTGAAATTAATTGGTACTCGTGACTTAAGTTTCTACTCTATCAAACAGATTAAGCGAGTCAGAATAGTTAAACGTGCTGACGGTTATTTTTGTCAATTTTGTGTTGATGTTGAACGCACAGAACAGCATCAACACAATGGTAAACAAGTAGGAATTGATGTAGGACTCGAATTTTTATACACTGATTCTGATGGTAAGACAGTTGAAAATCCCAGGCTATTACGTAAGTCTCAGAAGTCTTTGAAACGCAAACAGCGCAAAGCTTCTAAATGTAAAAAAGGTTCTTATAATCGCCGCAAAGCTGTTAAAAAACTAGCTAAAAAGCACCTCAAGGTAAGTAGACACAGGAAAGATTTTGCTGTTAAGACCGCGAGAACTCTAGTCCAGTCAAACGACTTGGTAGTTTATGAGGACTTGCAGGTGCGAAATATGGTTAAGAACCATCATTTAGCTAAATCTATCAGTGACGCTTCGTGGTCATTGTTCACTGATTGGGTGGACTACTATGCCAAAGTTTTTGGCACTTGGGCAATAGCAGTTGCACCTCACTACACATCTCAAGATTGCTCTGTTTGTGGAACACGAATAAAAAAATCTTTGTCCACTCGCACCCACAAATGCCATTCTTGCGGAACAGTGATGCACCGCGACCACAACGCAGCTAAACAAATATTAGCCAAGGGGATTAAAAATACGGGAGGGCATCCCGAAATCAACGCTTCTGGACAGAACAACCTCTATCTAGGTGGGGAAACTCCTCTAGACAAGTTGACTGGTTGA
- a CDS encoding carbonic anhydrase, whose product MKYNSIEQLLKNNQAWVAEKLAIDPTYFEELSSGQTPPFLYIGCSDSRLPLTNFTQTEPGELFVHRNIANQVSLTDINFLAVLEYAILHLEVKHIIVCGHYDCGGIKAALEWRTIGIIDNWVNPIRELYLQKQEEIDALPTREERLNRLAEINVVAQVKNLYQTSVMRQALYQGNVPIVHGWVLDIRSGLIKDLNVSTVQWELHQCPLLLEFRLYAMLKTDD is encoded by the coding sequence ATGAAATATAACAGCATTGAACAACTACTCAAAAATAATCAGGCATGGGTTGCAGAAAAACTGGCTATAGACCCGACTTACTTTGAAGAATTATCCAGCGGACAAACACCACCTTTTCTCTACATCGGGTGTTCTGATAGTCGTCTGCCCCTAACAAACTTTACTCAGACAGAACCAGGAGAGTTATTTGTACATCGAAATATTGCTAATCAAGTTTCTCTCACAGATATTAACTTTTTAGCCGTTTTAGAATACGCTATTTTGCATCTTGAGGTGAAACATATTATCGTTTGTGGTCACTACGATTGCGGAGGAATTAAGGCAGCTTTAGAATGGAGAACCATCGGAATTATTGATAACTGGGTGAATCCGATTCGGGAACTATATCTACAGAAACAAGAAGAAATTGATGCCTTACCAACAAGAGAAGAACGTCTGAATCGTTTGGCAGAAATCAATGTCGTAGCACAAGTTAAAAATCTTTACCAAACTTCCGTCATGCGTCAGGCACTCTATCAGGGAAATGTGCCTATTGTTCATGGCTGGGTGTTGGATATCCGCAGTGGGTTAATTAAAGATTTGAATGTCTCAACTGTGCAATGGGAATTACACCAATGCCCCTTGCTTTTGGAGTTTCGACTCTATGCTATGTTGAAAACTGATGACTGA
- a CDS encoding YihY/virulence factor BrkB family protein, which yields MTRRAIWRLLQETFKEWNEDKASRLAAALAYYTVFSIAPLLIIVIAIAGAVFGEEAARGEIFRQIQGLVGSDGAKFIETAIKNANKPQTGTIASIISILLLLLGATGLFTELQDSLNTIWEVKPKPGRGFTNIIRQRFLSFAMVLGIGFLLLVSLVISAVLSALVAYFSNLLPGVDPLWQLVSFLLSFAITTVLFALIFKVLPDVKITWSNVAIGAIITSALFSIGRFLLGQYLGNSSFGSTYGAAGSLVVILAWVYYAAQILFFGAEFTQVYARKYGSGITPNKNAIPAKEQSRGSRGAGEQGR from the coding sequence ATGACTAGGCGAGCGATTTGGAGGTTGTTGCAAGAGACATTTAAAGAATGGAATGAGGATAAAGCCTCACGGTTAGCAGCAGCATTAGCTTATTACACAGTTTTTTCTATCGCACCTTTGCTCATTATCGTAATTGCGATCGCAGGAGCAGTATTTGGAGAGGAAGCAGCAAGAGGTGAAATTTTTCGACAAATTCAAGGCTTAGTTGGTTCTGACGGCGCAAAATTTATTGAAACAGCTATTAAAAATGCCAATAAACCCCAAACAGGCACTATAGCTTCTATTATTAGTATTTTACTTCTATTATTGGGTGCAACTGGTTTATTTACAGAATTGCAAGATTCCTTAAATACGATTTGGGAAGTCAAGCCAAAACCAGGACGAGGTTTTACTAACATAATTCGCCAACGCTTTTTGTCGTTTGCAATGGTGCTAGGTATTGGGTTTTTACTTTTGGTATCCCTAGTAATTAGTGCAGTATTATCAGCATTGGTGGCATATTTTAGTAACTTGTTACCAGGTGTAGATCCGCTTTGGCAGTTAGTCAGTTTTCTCCTTTCTTTTGCTATCACCACGGTGCTGTTCGCACTGATTTTTAAAGTACTACCCGATGTCAAAATCACTTGGAGTAATGTTGCAATTGGAGCTATTATTACTTCAGCATTATTTTCTATCGGTAGGTTTTTGTTAGGACAGTATTTAGGTAACAGCAGTTTTGGTTCAACCTATGGCGCTGCTGGTTCACTGGTAGTTATCCTAGCTTGGGTTTACTACGCTGCTCAGATTCTTTTTTTTGGTGCGGAGTTTACTCAGGTTTACGCTAGAAAATACGGCAGCGGCATCACCCCAAATAAGAATGCTATACCTGCGAAGGAACAGAGCAGGGGGAGCAGGGGAGCAGGGGAGCAGGGGAGATAG
- a CDS encoding DUF421 domain-containing protein: protein MEKWLFIDWRGIFVPSISILELIIRGSLVYLALFSVLRLLPSRQIGTLGITDLLVVVLFAEAAQNAMASNYTSITEGAILVGTVIFWSYFLNWLGYKFPRLRFLNPPPLLLVKNGRLIERHLQQELITEDELMSKLRQQGVEFLAEVKFAYMEADGSISIITSDSKSSTITEQTQN from the coding sequence ATGGAGAAATGGTTGTTTATCGATTGGCGGGGAATTTTTGTTCCTAGCATTAGTATTTTGGAATTAATTATACGTGGGTCGCTGGTCTACCTAGCACTGTTTTCGGTACTACGATTACTACCTAGCCGACAAATAGGAACACTAGGAATTACTGATTTGCTTGTAGTTGTACTATTTGCTGAAGCTGCCCAAAATGCAATGGCTAGCAATTATACATCGATTACTGAAGGAGCTATTCTAGTAGGAACTGTTATTTTTTGGAGCTATTTTCTTAACTGGTTAGGTTACAAATTTCCCAGGTTACGCTTCCTTAATCCCCCACCGCTATTGCTGGTAAAAAATGGTCGGTTAATTGAACGACATCTGCAACAAGAGCTAATCACAGAAGATGAGTTGATGAGCAAGTTACGTCAACAAGGTGTAGAATTTTTGGCTGAGGTGAAGTTCGCATATATGGAAGCTGACGGTAGCATTAGTATCATCACATCTGACTCAAAAAGTAGTACCATTACTGAGCAAACTCAGAATTAG
- a CDS encoding adenylosuccinate lyase, which translates to MIERYTLPEMGNLWTESYKLKTWLQVEIAVCEAQAELGYIPSGAVEEIKAKANFDPKRVLEIEAEVRHDVIAFLTNVNEYVGDAGRYIHLGLTSSDVLDTALALQLVASLDLLSQRLEDLIQAIRHKAQEHRHTVMIGRSHGIHAEPITFGFKLAGWLAEVLRHQERLKILRDTIAVGKISGAVGTYANIEPRVEAIATQKLGLKPDTASTQVISRDRHADYVQQLALVAASIERFAVEIRNLQKTDVLEVEEFFAKGQKGSSAMPHKRNPIRSERLTGMARLVRSHAGAALENVALWHERDISHSSVERVILPDACILTHFMLVEIIDLVKNLLVYPQNMERNLNCYGGVVFSQKVLLALIDKGLNREEAYAIVQESAHAAWNKPEGNFHDLISKDPRVTQNLSPAEIEVCFDPQQHLRHLEEVYQRLGI; encoded by the coding sequence TTGATTGAGCGTTATACTTTGCCCGAAATGGGCAACCTGTGGACTGAATCTTATAAATTAAAAACCTGGCTTCAGGTAGAGATTGCAGTTTGTGAAGCCCAAGCTGAACTAGGTTATATTCCCTCTGGTGCAGTTGAGGAAATTAAGGCTAAGGCAAATTTTGACCCTAAGCGGGTGCTGGAAATTGAGGCTGAAGTCCGTCATGATGTCATCGCTTTTTTGACAAATGTCAACGAATATGTAGGTGATGCCGGACGTTATATTCATCTGGGTTTAACTAGCTCGGATGTACTAGATACCGCTTTAGCACTGCAATTAGTTGCAAGCTTGGATCTGTTATCGCAACGCCTGGAAGATTTAATTCAGGCAATTCGCCACAAGGCACAAGAACATCGTCATACGGTGATGATTGGCCGATCGCATGGCATTCACGCTGAACCGATTACTTTCGGTTTTAAGCTAGCTGGCTGGTTGGCAGAAGTGTTGCGTCATCAAGAACGCTTGAAGATTCTCCGCGATACTATTGCCGTGGGTAAGATTTCTGGTGCAGTTGGCACCTATGCCAATATTGAACCACGTGTGGAAGCGATCGCCACTCAAAAACTCGGACTCAAACCTGATACAGCCTCAACACAAGTTATTTCCCGCGATCGCCATGCCGACTATGTGCAACAATTAGCTTTGGTAGCAGCATCCATTGAACGCTTTGCTGTAGAAATTCGCAATCTGCAAAAAACAGACGTTCTGGAAGTTGAAGAATTTTTCGCCAAGGGTCAAAAAGGCTCTAGCGCTATGCCGCACAAGCGTAACCCCATTCGCTCCGAACGGCTGACAGGAATGGCGCGACTTGTCAGAAGTCATGCAGGTGCAGCTTTAGAAAACGTCGCCCTTTGGCACGAACGTGACATTTCCCATAGTTCTGTGGAAAGGGTAATTTTACCAGACGCTTGCATTTTGACGCATTTTATGCTGGTAGAAATTATCGATTTAGTAAAAAATTTGTTGGTTTATCCCCAGAACATGGAACGCAATCTTAATTGCTACGGCGGTGTGGTGTTTAGTCAGAAAGTGCTGCTAGCTTTGATAGACAAGGGGTTGAACCGTGAAGAAGCTTATGCGATCGTTCAAGAAAGCGCTCATGCTGCTTGGAACAAACCAGAAGGCAATTTTCACGACTTGATTAGTAAAGACCCGCGTGTCACCCAAAACTTATCGCCAGCAGAGATTGAAGTGTGTTTTGACCCTCAGCAACATCTGCGGCATTTAGAAGAAGTTTATCAAAGGCTGGGTATTTGA
- a CDS encoding helix-turn-helix domain-containing protein, giving the protein MARLAAKVLNLNESDRSQLQQLINRHNTAQQIVLRAKIILLASEGKNHGEIARLLDISLDMARLWRNRWLENSDKELSILQRLQDSERIGAPVKFSMEQVIELFALACSPPEDYGRSISHWTSRELADEIMKQGIIESISVRHVGRLLEEAELKPHQSRYWLTPPS; this is encoded by the coding sequence GTGGCACGATTAGCTGCAAAAGTATTAAATTTGAACGAGAGCGATCGCTCACAACTCCAACAGTTGATCAACCGACACAATACGGCGCAACAAATAGTACTACGTGCAAAAATAATTCTCCTAGCGTCAGAGGGGAAAAATCATGGCGAAATTGCTCGATTATTAGATATAAGTCTTGATATGGCTCGTTTATGGCGAAACCGATGGTTGGAAAATAGCGATAAAGAGTTGTCTATTTTGCAGAGATTACAAGACTCAGAGCGTATTGGCGCACCAGTAAAATTTAGTATGGAGCAAGTAATCGAACTATTCGCCCTTGCATGTTCACCACCCGAAGACTATGGACGATCAATAAGTCATTGGACATCAAGAGAACTAGCGGACGAAATCATGAAACAAGGTATCATTGAAAGCATATCTGTCCGCCATGTTGGAAGATTATTAGAAGAAGCAGAACTTAAACCCCACCAGAGCCGCTACTGGTTAACCCCCCCCTCTTGA
- a CDS encoding transposase, translated as MERYQNGERTISIDEMTGIQATERLEKDLPMRPGKVERREFEYIRHGTQSLIASFDIATGQIVEPNCGNTRTEEDFVQHIRRIIESDPQAIKWHLIMDCLNTHQSESLVRFVAQKEDLNIDLGIKGKSGILKSMKSRAAFLSDQTHRIVFHYTPKHSSWLNQIEIWFSILVRKLLKRASFKSQDDLKTRILEFIDYFNQTMAKPFKWTYKGKVLAI; from the coding sequence ATTGAACGTTATCAAAACGGAGAGCGTACAATATCGATTGATGAAATGACTGGGATTCAGGCTACAGAGCGTTTAGAAAAAGATTTACCAATGCGACCGGGTAAGGTTGAAAGACGGGAGTTTGAGTATATTCGTCACGGTACACAAAGCTTAATTGCTAGTTTCGATATTGCCACTGGTCAAATTGTTGAACCAAATTGTGGAAACACAAGAACCGAAGAAGATTTTGTCCAACATATTCGTCGAATTATTGAAAGCGACCCTCAGGCAATCAAATGGCATTTGATTATGGACTGTCTTAATACTCACCAGTCGGAATCATTAGTTCGCTTTGTTGCACAAAAAGAAGATTTAAACATTGACCTTGGAATTAAGGGCAAAAGTGGCATTCTGAAATCGATGAAATCCCGTGCAGCTTTTTTGAGTGACCAAACACACCGAATTGTTTTCCATTACACACCCAAACATTCTTCTTGGCTCAACCAAATTGAAATTTGGTTCAGTATTTTGGTTCGCAAGTTACTCAAGCGTGCTAGCTTCAAAAGTCAGGATGACCTCAAAACCCGAATTCTCGAATTTATCGATTACTTTAATCAAACAATGGCTAAACCTTTTAAGTGGACATATAAGGGTAAAGTGTTGGCTATCTAA